CCAGCCCGTGCGCCTCCATGATGCTCAGGTCCCGGCGGATCGTCTCCCTCGCCACACCGAAGTCGGCGGCGAGCTTGCCGACGTCCACCGATCCGGTCCGGCGCGCCAGTTCCAGGACCCCCCTGCGGCGTTCCTCCGCGTCCATGGCACGCCCCCGTTCGTCTGTGGTGGTGCCACGATGCCCGTTCGGGCTTCCTCGTGTGTTTTACAAGTGCCTCGGCCACTTGGCCAAGACCGGCGCGGCGCCGTTCGTGCCCGAAGGTGCCCGTTGCCGGAAGGGGCCCGTCGGTGCCGGGCTGCAGCGGCGCCCCGGACACGCCGCCGGGCACGCCCGGATCCTCCTCGGGAGCAGCCGTTTCGTGACTGTTCCTCTCGTTCCGCTTTCGTCCCGGGCCCGCCGGCTCACAGTGCGAGCATCGGCATCGGGCCGGGTCGGCCGCTGCAAGCCGTGGCTGCCTTGATCAGGCCGGCGAAGAGCGGGTGGGGGCGGGTCGGGCGGGAGCGCAGCTCGGGGTGGGCCTGGGTGGCGACGAGGTAGGGGTGGACCTCGCGGGGGTACTCGACGTATTCGACGAGCTTGTTGTCGGGGGAGGTGCCCGAGAAGACCAGGCCGGCCTTCTCCAGTTCGGCGCGGTAGGAGTTGTTCACCTCGTAGCGGTGACGGTGGCGCTCCTCCACGTAGGGCTGGTCGTCGTAGACCTCGCGGACGATGGAGCCCTCGGCGAGCTTGGCCGGGTACATGCCCAGGCGCATCGTTCCGCCCATGTCGCCCTCGCCGGCGACGATGTCCAGCTGCTCGGCCATCGTGGAGATGACCGGGTTGGCGGTGGCCGGGTCGAACTCGGTGGAGTTCGCGCCCTCGATGCCGGCCAGGTTGCGGGCGGCCTCGATGACCACGCACTGCAGGCCCAGGCACAGGCCCAGCAGCGGCACCTTGTTCTCGCGGGCGTAGGTGATCGCGCCGACCTTGCCGTTCACGCCGCGGTCGCCGAAGCCGCCGGGGACGCAGATGGCGTCGACGTCACCGAGCGCGGCGGCGGCGCCGGCCGGGGTCTTGCAGTCGTCGGAGGCGACCCACTTGACCTTGACCTTGGCACGGTTGGCGAAGCCGCCCGCACGGATGGCCTCGGTCACCGACAGGTAGGCGTCGGGCAGGTCGATGTACTTGCCGACCAGCGCGACCGTGACCTCGTGGGAGGGGTTGTGGACGCGGTCCAGCAGGTCCTCCCACTGGGTCCAGTTCACGTCACGGAAAGGCAGGTCCAGCTTGCGCACCACATAGGCGTCCAGGCCCTCGGTGTGCAG
This portion of the Streptomyces roseifaciens genome encodes:
- a CDS encoding CTP synthase — protein: MVKQIFVTGGVASSLGKGLTASSLGALLKARGLRVTMQKLDPYLNVDPGTMNPFQHGEVFVTNDGAETDLDIGHYERFLDVDLDGSANVTTGQVYSSVIAKERRGEYLGDTVQVIPHITNEIKHRIRRMATDDVDVVITEVGGTVGDIESLPFLETVRQVRHEVGRDNVFVVHISLLPYIGPSGELKTKPTQHSVAALRNIGIQPDAIVLRADREVPTAIKRKISLMCDVDEAAVVAAIDAPSIYDIPKVLHTEGLDAYVVRKLDLPFRDVNWTQWEDLLDRVHNPSHEVTVALVGKYIDLPDAYLSVTEAIRAGGFANRAKVKVKWVASDDCKTPAGAAAALGDVDAICVPGGFGDRGVNGKVGAITYARENKVPLLGLCLGLQCVVIEAARNLAGIEGANSTEFDPATANPVISTMAEQLDIVAGEGDMGGTMRLGMYPAKLAEGSIVREVYDDQPYVEERHRHRYEVNNSYRAELEKAGLVFSGTSPDNKLVEYVEYPREVHPYLVATQAHPELRSRPTRPHPLFAGLIKAATACSGRPGPMPMLAL